A window from Rhea pennata isolate bPtePen1 chromosome 1, bPtePen1.pri, whole genome shotgun sequence encodes these proteins:
- the CBX7 gene encoding chromobox protein homolog 7 isoform X1, whose product MELSAIGEQVFAVESIRKKRVRKGKVEYLVKWKGWPPKYSTWEPEDHILDPRLVVAYEEKEERDRASGYRKRGPKPKRLLLQRLYGMDLRSAHKGKEKLCFSLARRFGGGDSSLPGAKPGQAEFSEKTGGAVLPFSLRKQRKNQKYLRLSRKKFPRMTSLESRNCRREFFLNDAVGLEARQGSEDWEAMQHTSKEADVDGSLPWIPTVPPSEVTVTDITANSITVTFREAQVAEGFFRDRSAQF is encoded by the exons ATGGAGCTGTCGGCCATCGGGGAGCAGGTGTTCGCGGTGGAGAGCATCCGGAAGAAGCGCGTGCGGAAG GGTAAAGTAGAATACCTGGTGAAGTGGAAAGGATGGCCCCCAAA atacaGCACATGGGAGCCAGAGGATCATATCTTGGACCCTCGCCTGGTAGTGGCTTATGAAGAAAA agaagagagagaccGTGCTTCAGGGTACAGGAAAAGAGGTCCCAAACCAAAGCGCCTCCTACTGCAG CGGCTGTATGGCATGGACTTGAGGAGTGCAcacaagggaaaggaaaagctctgtttctctcttgcaCGGAGGTTTGGAGGAGGAGATAGCAGCCTGCCAGGGGCCAAGCCAGGGCAGGCAGAGTTCTCAGAGAAGACTGGGGGAGCGGTCTTGCCATTCTCTCTCAGAAAGCAACGCAAAAACCAGAAGTACCTGCGACTGTCAAGGAAGAAGTTCCCACGCATGACAAGCCTGGAGAGTCGAAACTGCAGACGTGAATTCTTTCTGAATGATGCAGTGGGCCTGGAAGCCAGGCAAGGCTCTGAGGACTGGGAGGCCATGCAGCACACCAGCAAAGAAG CAGATGTGGATGGCAGTCTCCCTTGGATCCCTACTGTTCCCCCCAGCGAAGTGACAGTGACGGACATCACGGCAAACTCCATTACCGTCACCTTCAGAGAAGCACAAGTGGCTGAGGGCTTCTTCCGAGACCGGAGTGCACAGTTTTGA
- the CBX7 gene encoding chromobox protein homolog 7 isoform X2, which yields MELSAIGEQVFAVESIRKKRVRKGKVEYLVKWKGWPPKYSTWEPEDHILDPRLVVAYEEKEERDRASGYRKRGPKPKRLLLQRLYGMDLRSAHKGKEKLCFSLARRFGGGDSSLPGAKPGQAEFSEKTGGAVLPFSLRKQRKNQKYLRLSRKKFPRMTSLESRNCRREFFLNDAVGLEARQGSEDWEAMQHTSKEDVDGSLPWIPTVPPSEVTVTDITANSITVTFREAQVAEGFFRDRSAQF from the exons ATGGAGCTGTCGGCCATCGGGGAGCAGGTGTTCGCGGTGGAGAGCATCCGGAAGAAGCGCGTGCGGAAG GGTAAAGTAGAATACCTGGTGAAGTGGAAAGGATGGCCCCCAAA atacaGCACATGGGAGCCAGAGGATCATATCTTGGACCCTCGCCTGGTAGTGGCTTATGAAGAAAA agaagagagagaccGTGCTTCAGGGTACAGGAAAAGAGGTCCCAAACCAAAGCGCCTCCTACTGCAG CGGCTGTATGGCATGGACTTGAGGAGTGCAcacaagggaaaggaaaagctctgtttctctcttgcaCGGAGGTTTGGAGGAGGAGATAGCAGCCTGCCAGGGGCCAAGCCAGGGCAGGCAGAGTTCTCAGAGAAGACTGGGGGAGCGGTCTTGCCATTCTCTCTCAGAAAGCAACGCAAAAACCAGAAGTACCTGCGACTGTCAAGGAAGAAGTTCCCACGCATGACAAGCCTGGAGAGTCGAAACTGCAGACGTGAATTCTTTCTGAATGATGCAGTGGGCCTGGAAGCCAGGCAAGGCTCTGAGGACTGGGAGGCCATGCAGCACACCAGCAAAGAAG ATGTGGATGGCAGTCTCCCTTGGATCCCTACTGTTCCCCCCAGCGAAGTGACAGTGACGGACATCACGGCAAACTCCATTACCGTCACCTTCAGAGAAGCACAAGTGGCTGAGGGCTTCTTCCGAGACCGGAGTGCACAGTTTTGA